One segment of Comamonas thiooxydans DNA contains the following:
- a CDS encoding VOC family protein, with product MLLKQIQSVVLFVPDIDAAAIWYAELFQVQVQYENHHYAFISTPACLIGFHPLDSKCPGGAGGTTVYWEVDDLHLARQELEQRGAVLYRGPIVTSLGAAAAMLLDPFGCSIGLHQAHPHSAQAVQKLPGTASQQPEPMPGE from the coding sequence ATGTTGCTCAAGCAAATTCAATCCGTCGTGCTGTTCGTCCCTGATATCGACGCTGCGGCCATTTGGTATGCCGAACTGTTTCAGGTGCAGGTGCAGTACGAGAATCATCACTACGCTTTTATCAGCACGCCGGCATGTCTGATCGGATTTCACCCACTTGATAGCAAGTGCCCCGGCGGAGCCGGTGGGACAACCGTTTACTGGGAGGTGGACGATCTGCATCTGGCGCGGCAGGAACTCGAGCAACGAGGCGCAGTTTTGTACCGAGGTCCTATCGTCACAAGCCTTGGTGCAGCTGCGGCAATGCTGCTTGATCCCTTTGGCTGCTCCATAGGGTTGCATCAGGCGCACCCTCATTCCGCGCAAGCGGTCCAGAAATTGCCAGGCACCGCCAGCCAGCAGCCGGAGCCGATGCCTGGCGAATGA
- a CDS encoding DUF2625 domain-containing protein, whose protein sequence is MRALAELLERDEPALSLIQAWAQDASIPVECLPPSAQRDSVLLALQVTTRSPLGAMAHGTGGILIDGGWLRMLGSGHPRLTRDLAAWNRARSSGFLLIADDAVGGFFAINGGALGEDLGAVHYLAPDTWAWESLEMRHTAFVQWAFTEGLRDFYRDLRWEGWEAEVAGMGNDACMSFYPFLFTEQGSIHSSARKPVPAAEHYAFMSKGG, encoded by the coding sequence ATGCGTGCACTGGCAGAACTTTTGGAGCGCGACGAGCCGGCCTTGTCGCTGATACAAGCCTGGGCGCAGGATGCGAGCATTCCTGTCGAATGTCTTCCACCCTCGGCCCAGAGAGACTCCGTATTGCTTGCGTTGCAGGTCACGACACGCTCGCCGCTGGGGGCCATGGCCCATGGAACCGGTGGAATTCTCATTGACGGGGGCTGGCTCAGAATGCTGGGCTCGGGGCATCCCAGGCTCACGCGCGATCTCGCGGCGTGGAATCGCGCGCGCAGCAGCGGATTTTTGCTGATTGCCGACGATGCCGTAGGTGGATTCTTCGCCATCAATGGCGGGGCCCTGGGCGAGGATCTGGGGGCTGTCCATTATCTGGCTCCAGACACCTGGGCCTGGGAATCGCTGGAGATGAGGCATACGGCGTTTGTACAATGGGCTTTCACGGAGGGGCTGCGCGACTTCTACCGTGATTTGCGTTGGGAAGGCTGGGAAGCAGAGGTGGCCGGCATGGGCAATGATGCTTGCATGAGCTTCTATCCTTTTCTCTTCACGGAGCAGGGCTCCATACATTCGAGTGCGCGCAAGCCGGTACCGGCAGCAGAACACTACGCCTTCATGAGCAAGGGTGGATAG